The Vannielia litorea genome segment GTCTTCGCCGCCATGGAACTTGACGCCCTCACGCAGCTTGAAGACCCAGACGTTGGGGTCGTCTTCCTTGGGGGCCCATTCGGTGGCGAGGGCGGGCTCGAAGGCGCCGGTCATGTCGCGGATGATGAGCGGCTCGTAGATCTGGTGACGGATCGTGTGGGTCGGCCCTTCGTTCTGTGCGTGCGGGTCGAGGGTGAGCGCGTCACCCGCCCGGGCCCAGCGCAGGGTTTCCGCCGGGGCGAGCGTTGTCGACGACAATAGCGCAGCGAGGGCCAGCAGGCCTTTCGATTTGGTCATGGATATCTCCCTGTTTATCAATCTCCCCCCTGTTCGCGCGGGGGTGATGGACAACCGAAACATGAGCCTGCCCGGGTGCCAAGTCCCTTCACGGAGATTTATGCCACCGGGCCGGGCTGACGCAGCGGCGATTTGGCAGGTAGATGGCGTGAGGGTTCGGGGCAAGCAGAGCGGCTTTTTCAATGCGCAGAGGTAGGCTGGCGCCTCTGTCGGGAATTGGCGGGCGCCAGCCAAGCTTTTGGAAACGCGGGGGAGTTCCCGCTGGCCGGGTATTGGGCCGGATGTTACTCCGTCATCCAGCCTTGGTCGAACCAGCCCGACACATCGCCCGGCCAGTCGAGCGCCGCGCCGCCCGGACCTTTCAGCACGCCGCTATCGAAGAGAAACCGGGCCATTGTGGCAAAGCGCTCCTTGTCGATGGTACCGACGGGCGTGGAGCCCGCCTTGATGTAGGCCCCTTCGGCGAGCGCGGCCATGGAGCCGCGCACCAGTTCGGGGTTCTGGAACTCGCCCGCGCCGATCAGCAACTCGGCGGCCTGGTCGGGGTTTTCGGCGGCCCATTGGTAGCCCTGTTGGGTGGCCGCCATGAAGGCTTTCACTTGCTGCGGGTCTTGCGCAAGCTTTGCCAAGGTGGTGCCGATGTAGCCGTTCTGCTGATCGGGCACCCCGTAGTCGGCATAGGTGAAGTGCTTCTGCTCGCGGCCCAGAAGCTCGCCGTTCACGCCCTCCCATGTGGCGACCTCCAGCGTGAAGTCGACCGCGCCGCTGGCCAGCGCCTCGTAGGCGCCGGTGCCCATCGTCACGGTGTCATATTCCGCCGTACCGCCGTCGGCCTCGATCATGGTGGTTATCAACGCATCCTCCCAAGCCGAGCCGAAGCCTGCATAGATCTTGCCCTCTAGGTCGGCGGGGCGGGTAATGGCCTCGTTGCTGGCGTTGAATACCAGCCGCCCGTTCTCGCGCTGCATGGTGGCCCAGAGCGCGACGATATCGGCCCCGGCGGCCTTGGCGCTCATGAAGCCGAGCGAGGTCATGTAGGCGTAGTCCGCCGCACCGGCGGCGAGGACGGCGGTGGAGGCGCTGTCGGAATAGGGCAGAAGCTCCACCTCCAGCCCGGCGGCCTCGTAGAAGCCCTTCTCCTGCGCGACGACGAGGCCGATGTGATTGGTGTTCAGTGTCCAGTCGAGCGCGATGGTGACGCTTTCCTGCGCCTGCGCGGCGGCGGGTAGGGCGAGGCAGGCGGCGAGGATGGAAAGCAGTTTCATGGGGTGTCCTCCAGGAGCAGGGATTTGAGCAGCGCGCGGGTGTCGGCCAGGCTGGGCTCGGTGCGGGCGCTGCGGGGGGTGGTGAGCGGGATGTCGGAGATGATGCGCCCGGTGCGGGCGGACATGACGAGCAAGCGGTCGGCCATTTGGGTGGCCTCGTAGAGGTCATGCGTGACCATCAGTACGCCGCGCGGGTGCTCGGCGAGGCGGTCGCAGAGCCAGTGCTGCATCCGCAGGCGGGTGACGGCGTCGAGGGCGGAGAAGGGCTCGTCGAGCAGCAGGAAGCGGCTCTGCTGCACCATAGTGCGCAGAAAGGCGGCGCGTTGGCGCATGCCGCCGGAGAGCTGGTCGGGGAAGCTGGCCTCGTGTCCGGCAAGACCGAAGGGCGCGAAGAGCGGCAGCACGCGGGCGCGGGCGGCCCGGCGGGACAGGCCTGCGATCTCGAGCCCGAGGGCGGCGTTTTCGGCGACGGTGAGCCAGGGGAAGAGCGTGTCTTGTTGGGGCTGGTATGCGAGCGCGGGGGATGGGGCGGCGAGCGGGTCGCCCTCAAGGGTGGCGGTGCCGGCTGCGGAGAGTTCGGGCTGCAGGACGCCGGAGAGCCATTTGACGATCGAGCTTTTGCCGCAGCCCGAAGGGCCTATGAGGCAGGTGATCGTGCCCTCGGTGAGGGCAAGGGTGATGTCCTCGACCAGAAGGCGCGGGCCTGTGCGGATGGTGAGGCCCTCAACCCGCAGCATCGACAGCCCTCCGGTAGCGCCGCCCGGTGGCGCGGTCGATCAGGTGCAGGAGGCCCAGCAGAAGGAGGGTGAGCGTGGCGGAGAGCACAACGGCGGCGAGCACGAGATCGGCGCGGAAGTTGTTCTTGGCAGTCAGAATGTAGATCCCCAGCCCCTGCCGCGCACCTGCGTATTCGGCAAAGATGGTGGCGACGATGGCATAGGTGGCGGAGATCCTCAGGCCGTTGAAGAAGTGGGACCGGGCCACAGGGAGGGCGGCGCGGCGGAAGACCTGTGCGCGACCGGCGCCCATGGAGGCGAGTTGATCGCGGTAGGCCTGCGGCAGGCGGGCGTATCCGGCGAGCAGGCTGACCAGCACCGGGAAGAAGGTGACGAGGATCACCAGCAGCACCTTGGGGAGCAGGCCGAAGCCGAACCAGAGCACCATCAGCGGGGCCAGCGCGACGATCGGCACCGTCTGGCTGGCGACCAGCAGCGGGAAGAGGCCGCGCCGGAGCCAGGGTATGAAGTGGAGGGCGACCGAGATGACGAAGGCGAAGCTGACCGAGAGACTGAAGCCGAGGGTCGCCACGCCGAGGGTGGCTGCTGCGTGGCCTGCAAGCGTGGCGCGGTTGACCCAGAGGCCGAGGGCCACGTCGGAGGGTGCAGGCAGGATCAGTGGCGAGACATCGGCCCAGACGCAATAGAGCTGCCAGACCGCCAGGAAGGCGGCGGCAAGGCACAGGCTGGGCAGGGCACGGGTGATCGGCATCGAGACGGTCCGGAGAAAGGCCTTTGCAGGCCGCCCCGAGGGCGGCAGCGGCTCAGCGCAGGCTGGGGCTGTTGGCCGAGGCGGTCAGGTCGATGGTGACATGCCCTTCCGCCGGACCGAACCGCAAGAAGGCCTGCCGGATCGTCTCGAAGACCGCGCCCGCATCGCCCCGGAGCCGGGTGCAGAAGTTCTTGGACTTCAGGAAGGTGCCGGACTGCTTGAGAAAGTCGATGCAGCCGTAGATCTCATCCATGTGCCTGTCCTGCCCCAGCACGTAGAGCGAAAATTGAACGTCGATGCCCACGCCCTGTTCGGGCGCGGATTGCACGGCCTCCAGTGCCAGCGCCTTGCGCTCTTCCAGCCCGAGCGACTGCGCCTTTACCAGCGCCTCGCAGTGGCAGCTCGGATCATCCGGCTCTCCGGGGCAGCCGCGCGAGAGGGTTACATGCATGGTCACATGCTCGGGCCGTCGGGCGGCCTCGGAGAAGAGGTCGCGGATGGCGTCGAGCAGCGGATCGGGCGCGCCGACCATGAGGGTCGACATGTCGTCGGTCTCGATCCGCAGGTCTTTTTCGTAGGGGGAGAGGGCCTTGAGGCCGGTCATGATGACATCCACGAAATCAGACGTCATCGGGTAGAGTGACACTTGCGCGCCAATGAACATGATATCCTCGCTCCGCTGGCATTACCCAGATCAGCTTTGAAGGGTTCACGCAGGCTTGCGCATCTCAGCCCCGTCCGGAGCACCCCTGGTTGATGGCGCGACCGTCGTGGAGCGCGGGAGGAATGTCAAGGCGGGCAAGCGGCTGTTCGCCCTCTTCGCCATTATGTTTGATGTCCAACAAACTTGACAGGTCTGTGCAGGCGGCGCATGAAAGAGCGGCGCGAGCACCGCGCGGCGAGGGAGGAGACAGAATGGGGAACCGGCAGGGAAAGGATGCATGGTGGAGGCCTGATGCCTCGGGGCCTGCACTGGTGGATATGACCCTCGGCGCCTTGCTCGACGAACAGGCCGAGCGCTATGGCGCGCGCCCAGCGGTCCACGTTGATGAACGGGGCGGTGCGCGCAGTACATCTTGGACATATGCCGAGTTGCGACAGGAGGCCGACCTGATCGCACGAGGCCTGATGGCGCAGGGCATCCTTGCGGGCGAGCGAGTTGCAGTGATGGCGCCGAACTGCGCCGAGTGGATATTGCTTGAGTATGCGCTGGCCAAGATCGGCGCAGTGCTGGTGACGGTAAATCCGGCGCTTCTGCAGGAGGAACTGGCATATATCCTCACGCAAGGCCGAGTGGCCGCGCTGGTTTTTGCCCCGCGCCTGCGCAGCAATGATATCAGCGGGCATCTGCTGGGCATCCTGCCCGAACTGGCCACCACCCGCGGAGGCGTGCGGGCGGCGGGAGGCCCCCTGCCCGACCTGCGGCTGCTGATCGGCCTTGGTGAGACGCCTGCGAAGTTTGCGCTGCCCTTCAATGCGTTGCGGGAGGCGGCGAAGACGGTTTCCCCCGAGGCCCTGAGTGAGCGACAGGCCGGAGTGGCCTGCACCGATGTGGCGCAGATCCAATACACAAGCGGCACCACCGGCAAGCCGAAGGGCGCGAAGCTGAGCCACCGCTCGACGTTGAACAATGCCCGGCTGATGGCTGACCGGGGTGGGTTCAGGGCCGAGGACACGTTGCTCTCGGCCATGCCGCTCTTTCACACGGCCGGTTGCGTTTGCAATGTGATGGCCATGCTCGCCTGCGGTGGCCGGGTGGTGACGATGGACACTTTTGATGCAGGGAGGATGCTGGAGCTTTGGCAGGCTCATCGACCCACGATCATCAATGCCGTGCCAACGATGATGACCCGGCTGCTCGGGCATCCGGATGCCGGGGACTATGACATCCGCACCCTGCGGACCGTCTTCACCGGCGGCACCACTATACCACCGAGCCTGATGCACAGCATGCGGGAGTGGACGGGTGGGGAGCCGATGATCATCATGGGCATGACCGAGTGCAGCCCGATCATCACCCAGACCAACCCCGAGGACCCTACGGAAGCGCGGTTCGGCACGGCAGGCACCCCCCTACCCCACACCGAGATCCGCATTGTCGACCCCGAAAGCGGCCGGACCTGCGGCTGGGGCGAGAGCGGGGAGCTTTGCATTCGGGGCTATCTTACCATGGTCGGGTATTTCGACATGCCGGAGAAGACCGCCGAAACCATCGACGCCGATGGCTGGCTGCACTCGGGCGATCTTGCGGAGCTTACCGAGAGCGGGCATCTGCGGATCGTCGGGCGGCTGAAGGACATGATCATTCGGGGCGGCGAGAACGTGTATCCGGCGGAGATAGAGAACTGCCTGCTGGATCATGGCGCTGTGTCGGAGGTGCAGGTCATCGGCGTGCCGGATGCGGATCTCGGCGAAGAGATATGCGCCTTCGTCGTGCCCGCGCCCGGCGCGGAGGCGGACCCGGCGGCATTGCAGGACTTTTGCCGCGCACGCGTAGCCCGCCACAAGATGCCCAAGTACATCGTTCCGATAGAGGCGTTGCCGCTCACCGCCAACGGCAAGGTGCAGAAGTTCGTGCTGCGCGAAGTGGCCACGCGCCGGATCGCGGACGGCTCGCTGCAACCGGTGCGCCAATGACAGTGCCGTTCCTCTTTGAGCGAGAGGGCCATGTGGCCCTGCTCAGCTTCAACCGGCCGGAGAAGCGCAACGCGATCTGCCCGGAAAGCGCCTGCCGGTTCGCCGATGCCATCGCCGAGATCGCGGCGGACGATGAAATCCGCGCAGTGATCCTGACCGGGGCGGGCGACAAGGCGTTTTGCTCTGGTGGCGACCTTGCACAGACCCTTCCGCTGATGTCGGGCGCGCGGGCACCGGAGACGGAGTGGGACAGACGCTTGCTCGATGATCCGAGCATCAACGATCGGATGGCCCTGCGCAGTATCGCCATGCACAAGCCGATTATCGCAGCCGTCAACGGCGACTGCATGGCGGCGGGTATGGAAATTCTGCTCGGCACCGACCTGAGGGTGGCCGTGCCAGAGGCTCGCTTTGCCCTGCCCGAGGCCGCGCGGGGGGTGATCCCCTTTGCCGGTGCGCTGGCGCGCCTGTCGCGACAGATCCCCTATGCAGCGGCGATGGAGATCATGCTGGCGAACGTGCCGATGACGGCGGAGGACGCGTTGAGGCATGGGCTAGTCAACCGCGTCGTGGCCCGGGAGGAGCTGATGGATGCGGCGTGGGAGTTGGCCGAGAGGGTCTCGGCCAATGCGCCGGTGTCGGTGCAGAAGATCAAGGCCACGGTGCTCGCCGCACAGGGCCGACCGCTGGCGGAAGGCTATGCGCTGGAAGACGAGGCCAAGGCCATCGTGATGGCGACCGAAGATGCCCGCGAGGGACCGCGCGCCTTCATGGAAAAACGCAGGCCAGTCTACAGGGGGCGCTGAGATGAGGTTGGCAGGCAAAGTGGCGGTGGTGACCGGTGCGGGCCGGGGCATTGGCCGGGCGATTGCGCTGGATCTGGCACGGGCCGGCGCGGCGGTGGTGGTGAATGATCTCGATGCCGCGACCGCCGAGACGGCTGCCGGAGAGATCATTGCCGAAGGCGGGCAGGCGGTGGCCGTTGCCGCGGAGATCGGGCGCGAGGGCGCGGCGGAGGCCTGCATTGCGGGCGGGGTCGAGGCGTTCGGGCGGTTCGACATTCTCTGCGCCAACGCGGGCGTGCTTCGCGACAGCGTGTTGTGGAAAACCGAGGACGACGCCTTTGACCTTGTGATCCGAACCCATCTGCGCGGCACGTTCCAATGCGGCCGGGCTGCTGCGCGGCACCTGCGCGAGGCGGGGGAAGGTGGCCGGATGATCCTGGTCGGCTCACCTGCCGGGCAGCTCGGCAACTTCGGCCAGACGGCCTATTCGGCTGCCAAGGCCGGGATTGCGGCGATGGCGCGGACATGGGCGGCGGAGTTGGGGCGGGCGGGGGTATCAGTCAACGCGATCATCCCCACGGCGCTGACGCGGATGACAGCGGAGATTCCGGCCTTCGCGCCCCATGTGGCAGCGATGGAGCGGGGCGAGCCGCTGCCCGAGCGACTGCGGGCCGAGTTCGGCATGGGGCTGCCGGAGGATATTGCGCCGCTGGCGGTGTTTCTGGCCTCCGGAGCCGGCGGCGGGATCACCGGGCAGTGCCTCGGCATTGGGGGCGACCGGCTGGCGCTCTGGTCGCATCCGGCAGAACTGCGAGTGGATCTGCGCAAGGGCGGCTGGACGGCGGGGGCGATTGCGGAGGCTTGGCCCCATCTTTCGGAGGGGGCGGTGCAGCCCTACGGCATACCCCTGGGTCTGTGAGGGCCGGGTCTCACTTTGGTCCGGCTGAAACCGACCGGAGGTTCTCACCCACGCGTTCGAGGCTGGAAATCAGCTGCTCCCGCTCGGCATCCGATAGCCCCTCGGTGATAGCGGCCTCGTGCTCGGCCACGAGCTGTTCGAGTTGCCCGAGCCGCTCCCGCCCGGTTTCGGTCAGAAACACCCGGCGTACGCGTTTGTCCTGCGGGGTCGATTTGCGTTCGACCCAACCTTCTCGGGTTAGGCCCTCAAGGATCGGCACAAGGCTGGATCGGTCCAGAAAAATCGCCTCGGCAAGGCGGGTTTGTGGAATGCCGGGGTTGGCTTCGATCAGTTTGAGCATCCCGAAGTATCGCGGCGCGGAGCCGAAGCCTTCGACCCGCTGCTCGAAGATCTTGTAGGACGCGATCTGCAATAGGCGAATGCGATAGGAGACCGATCGCGACAGAAGCTCCGGCTCGACCACCTCGGCCACGTCCCGCATGACCGGCGCGCGCGCGCTCATTTCATGCTCTCCGGCAGGAAGAGGACCAGCGCGGGGAAGGCGATGAGGAGGATCAGGCGCAGCACGTCGATAGTGACGAAGGGCAGGACGCCGCGGAAGATCGTGACCAGGCTCACCTCCCGCGCGATCGAGTTGATTACGTAAACGTTCATCCCCACGGGCGGGGTGATCAGGCCCAACTCGACTGTCATTACGATGATGATGCCGAACCAGACGGGATCGAACCCGAGTTCGGACACGACCGGAAAGACGATGGGCACCATCAGGATGATCATTGCCATCGCGTCAAGGAAGCAGCCCATGACGAAGAAGAGCAGCAGGATCAGGGCCAGCGTGCCGTAGGTTCCGGCCCCCAGTTCGGTGAGGAACATGGTGATGTTCTGCGGCACCTGAGTCACCGCGAGGAAGTAACCGAAGAGGGTGGCACCGATCAGCACAACGTAGATCGACACCGAGGTGCGCAGCGCTTCGGTGAGGCCGTCGAGCAGGCTGGTCCAGTTCAGGCGGCGGCGGAGCAGGCCGATGATGGCAGTCATGGTTGCGCCCACGGCGGCAGCTTCGGTTGCGGTGACGATGCCGAAGTACATCGACAGGATGACCGAGATGAAGAGCAGGCCTACGGCCCAGATGCCCTTGAGCGAGCCCAGGGCCTCAGGCAAATGGAATGGCTCTGCGGCAGGCAGGTGGCGGCCGTACCAGACGCGGACGGTGAGCATGTAGAGCAGCACGGCGAGGATGCCGGGCACGATGCCCGCGATGAAGAGTGTGCCGATATCGGTTTCGGTGATGAAGCCGTAGATCGCGAGCACCACGGAGGGCGGGATCAAGATACCCAGCGTCCCGCCCGCCGCGATGATGCCGGTCGAGGCGGCGTCTGGGTAGCCGGATTTCTTCATTTCCGGGTAGGCGATGTTGGTCATGGTGGCCGCGGTGGCGACGGATGAGCCGCAGATGGCGGCGAAACCGCCGCAGGCCCCAACCGAGGCCAGCCCGAGGCCGCCCTTGAAACCGCCCAGCCATGCCCGGCCGGCCCGGAACAGCTCGGCCGACATGCCGGAGCGGGTGGCCAGCACCCCCATCAGGATGAAGAGCGGAATCAGGGTGAGGTTAAAGTCGGTGATGGTCGCGATGGGCGATTGGAAGAGCAGGTTCATCGCGGGCGAAGGGTGGACGACCACCGCAAAGCCGCCAACGCCGACGATGCCCATGGCAACCCCGATCGGCACCCGGAGGGCCATCATGCCGAAGAGGGCAGCGAAACCTGCGACCGCCGCGAGCTCGTTGGTCATTTCTGCGTATCCTCTTGCGTGCGCGCCTCGGCGCCATCGAACTCTTCAAGATCGGAGCCGTGGACGAAGATCCGCCAAAGGCGCAGAACGGTGGTGACGAGGGCCGCGACCAGCCCCAGCCAGATCGCCAGAAAGAACGGCCAGTGCGGCAGGCGCAGATCCATCGTGGTGTCGCCGGAGCGGAAGGTGGCCTCGACCCGCTCGCCGATCTTCCAGGTCATCGCCAGCGTGAAGAGTAAGAGAACCGCCCAGGCGAAGCCCGACAACCAGAGGCGCGCACGTGGCCCAACGGCCTGAGCGACGATGTCGACCTTGATGTGCGAGCCATGCCAGGCGACTGAAGCCATACCCCAAGCGATGGCCACGCCAAGCAGCAAACGCGAGGAATCGAAGGCATCCGGCAGGGGGCGCGCAAACCCGTAGCGCCCGATTGCGGAGACGACGATCAGGAGGGTGACGCCGCCAAGCATTAGGCCAGCGATGCGCTCGATTGACAGGACGACACGGTCGACGAAGCGCCGCTTTTCAGTGGGTTGTGTCATCCTGTCCTGCACGTGGTCCGCAGGTAACTGTCAATCGCTTTGCGCATCGCCGGGCCAGCTCAGTAAGCTGCGTCGTTGGCTTCGAGCGCGGCCTTGTAGGCTTCGAGGATGGCGTCGGCATCGCCGCCCTTGGCGGTGACGCTTTCTTTCCACTCGTCGATGAGCGGCAGGGCCGCCTCGCGCCACGCCGCGACCTCTTCGTCGGTCGGCGTGTTGAAGGTCTGGCCGCTGTCAGCCATCAACTTGTCGCGCGCGGCCATGTCATCCTCGAGCCAGCCTGCGGCGGTTTTGGCGGACCAATCGGGCGTGCAGTGGTCGTCGATCACAGCCTTGTTCTCGTCAGAGAGCCCATCATAGCTGCCTTGGTTCATAACCATGACCTGAGACGAGAGGTAGAAGGGCATGTCGAGGTGGACCGGCACCTCATCGGTCAGCTTGAAATCGAACATTGCGCCCCAGGGGAACGTCACCGCTTCTGCGGTGCCCTTGGAGAGCGCCTCGCGCACTTCGGGGGCGGGCACCTGAACCGGGCCGCCGCCAAGCAGCGAGACGAAGCGGGCCATGGTGGCGTGGGCCGGGCGGATGTTCTTGCCTTTGACGTCCTCTGGCGAGGTGATTGTTTCCTGGCTGTGCAGGGCGCCGGGGCCGTGGGGATGGACAAAGCAGACCTTCACATCGCTCATCTCCGCTGCTGCGCCATTCTCCATGTACCACTCGTGGATCGCCTTGGCGGCGGCGACGCTGTCATCGGCCATGAAGGGAATTTCGGTCAACGCGTAGATCGGAAACCGCCCGGCGGTGTATCCGGGGTTCACGTAGGCGATGTCGACGATGCCCTGTTGTGCCATGTCGTAATGGTCGGGCGCCTTGCCAAGCTGCTGGGCCGGGAAGATCTGGATGGCGATCCGGCCTTCGGAGGCCTCCTGGACCGACTCGGCCCAAGGATTGATGCCCTTGGTTGCGGGCGCGATGGTCGGCGGCACCCAATGTGACAGGCGCAGCGTGACCTCTTGAGCAACAGCGGCATTCCCCGCGGTGAGCGAAAGCAGAGCGCCGAGCGCAACGGAAACTTTTTTCATGTGATCCTCCCTGAGATACGGCCTCCTCGCCGTATTTGATTGTTGGATATCCAACATTAAGAAGATTCTCAACAGAAACTTTCTTTGGGTGCCGGATGCGGGCGGTGGTCCGGAGCGCCCAAGGCGAGTGGGCAGCCGGGGCGCGCTCTTGTGGTCGACGGAGCGGTATAATACATCTGCGCTCACGGGTGACCCCCGGTGCCAGCAACGCCGCTACGACGCAGTGCCAGCGACCTCACGAGAAACCGGCTCATGAAGGTTCTGACGCATGGCACGACCCCATATTTTACCCCGCACAACTCTGACGGCGCGCGTTGCCGCATTGGTACTCGCCGTGGCGCTGGCCGGCCCCACTATGGCGCAAGACGCTGGCCGCAGGGTGGTATCGCTCGGCGGGGCCGTGACCGAGATTATCTATGCGCTCGGGGAGCAGGACAGGTTGGTGGCGCGCGACAGCACCTCGACCTTTCCGGCGGAGGCCACTGGGCTGCCAGATGTGGGCTACGTGCGGGCTCTGTCGTCCGAGGGCGTGCTCTCTGTCGCACCCGACATGATCCTCGCAGAAGAAAGCAGCGGGCCGCAGGAAACGCTGGATGTGCTGGAGGCGGCACAGGTGCCACTTGTTGTGGTGCCTGATGGCTACGACGGCCCGGCGATCCGCCGGAAGATCGAGATCGTGGCCGAGGCGCTGGGCGTGCCCGAAAAGGGAGAGGCGCTAGCCGCGGAGGTCGAGGCCACGCTGGCGGAGGCCGTGGAAGGTGCGCGACCTGATCAGCCCGTGCGCGTGCTCTTCGTGCTCTCGATGCAGGGCGGACGGATCATGGCGGCGGGACGGGGCAGCTCGGCTGAAGCGATCATCTCGCTTGCCGGGGGAGTGAACGCGCTTGAGGGCTTCAATGGCTACAGCCAGGTGTCGGACGAGGCGGTGCTGGAGGCCGCGCCAGAGGTGATCTTGATGATGGAACGTGGCGGAGACCACGGCGGCGACAGTGCGGATGTGCTGGCGCATCCGGTGCTGGGGCAGACCCCAGCTGCCGAGTCCGGCGCAGTGCTCCGTCTGCCGGGGCTTCTGCTGCTCGGTTTCGGCCCGCGAACGCCGGAAGCAGTGACTGCCCTGAGCAGCGCGCTGAAGGCCGCGCGGCCCTGAGCCCGGATGGCTGCCCCTGCCCTCTCTGACCGCCCGTCGCCCTTACGCCGACTGGTTGCAGCTGAAGGCGACCGCCGCCCACGGGCGCGCATCGCCGCGCTCGCGCTCACCGCACTCCTGCTGGTGATCAGCGTGCTCAGCCTAGGCGTCGGGGCGTCGGGCACAAGCCTGCCGGCGGCACTGTGGCAGGCGCTCAACGGAGAAGAGATCGCCCTGCGCGACCGGCTGATCCTGTTCGACATTCGCCTCCCACGGCTGGCAATCGGCATGCTGGTGGGCGCGGCGCTGGCGGTGTCGGGCGCGGTGATGCAGGGGCTCTTCCGCAACCCACTGGCTGACCCGGGGCTGGTGGGCGTCGGGGCGGGCGCCGGGCTGGGTGCGATCCTCGCGATCGTACTTGGTGGGCTGCTGCCCTTGGCTCTGCGCGATGGGCTGGGCTACGCGCTGGTTCCGGTGGCAGCCTTTGCGGGCGGATGGGTCACAACGCTCCTGCTATACTGCATTGCCACGCGCGAGGGGCGCACCTCTGTTGCCGTGATGCTGCTCGCAGGCATCGCGCTGGCCGCACTGGCGGGAGCCATCAGCGGCGTATTGGTCTATATGGCGGACGACAGCCAGCTGCGCGACCTTACCTTCTGGGGCCTCGGCTCGCTGGCCGGGGCGACGTGGGGCAAGGTTTTGGTGGCAGGGCCGCTCATCGGGCTGGCTCTGGCGGCAACGCCCTTTCTCGCCCATGCGCTCAATGCGCTCGCATTGGGCGAGGCACCGGCGGCGCACCTGGGGATACCGGTTCAGAGGATGAAGCGCCTCGCCGTGCTCTCGGTTGCGGCGGCGACTGGCGCGGCTGTGGCGGTTTCGGGCGGTATCGGGTTTATCGGGATCGTGGTGCCGCATCTGCTCAGGCTGGTCATTGGCCCGGATCACCGGCTGCTCCTACCCAATGCCGCACTGCTTGGCGCCTCGCTGCTGCTGGTGGCC includes the following:
- a CDS encoding hemin ABC transporter substrate-binding protein is translated as MVLAVALAGPTMAQDAGRRVVSLGGAVTEIIYALGEQDRLVARDSTSTFPAEATGLPDVGYVRALSSEGVLSVAPDMILAEESSGPQETLDVLEAAQVPLVVVPDGYDGPAIRRKIEIVAEALGVPEKGEALAAEVEATLAEAVEGARPDQPVRVLFVLSMQGGRIMAAGRGSSAEAIISLAGGVNALEGFNGYSQVSDEAVLEAAPEVILMMERGGDHGGDSADVLAHPVLGQTPAAESGAVLRLPGLLLLGFGPRTPEAVTALSSALKAARP
- a CDS encoding FecCD family ABC transporter permease, giving the protein MAAPALSDRPSPLRRLVAAEGDRRPRARIAALALTALLLVISVLSLGVGASGTSLPAALWQALNGEEIALRDRLILFDIRLPRLAIGMLVGAALAVSGAVMQGLFRNPLADPGLVGVGAGAGLGAILAIVLGGLLPLALRDGLGYALVPVAAFAGGWVTTLLLYCIATREGRTSVAVMLLAGIALAALAGAISGVLVYMADDSQLRDLTFWGLGSLAGATWGKVLVAGPLIGLALAATPFLAHALNALALGEAPAAHLGIPVQRMKRLAVLSVAAATGAAVAVSGGIGFIGIVVPHLLRLVIGPDHRLLLPNAALLGASLLLVADMISRTIIAPAELPIGIVTAVIGGPFFLWILLRNRAGLEL
- a CDS encoding TRAP transporter small permease — translated: MTQPTEKRRFVDRVVLSIERIAGLMLGGVTLLIVVSAIGRYGFARPLPDAFDSSRLLLGVAIAWGMASVAWHGSHIKVDIVAQAVGPRARLWLSGFAWAVLLLFTLAMTWKIGERVEATFRSGDTTMDLRLPHWPFFLAIWLGLVAALVTTVLRLWRIFVHGSDLEEFDGAEARTQEDTQK
- a CDS encoding TRAP transporter substrate-binding protein; this translates as MKKVSVALGALLSLTAGNAAVAQEVTLRLSHWVPPTIAPATKGINPWAESVQEASEGRIAIQIFPAQQLGKAPDHYDMAQQGIVDIAYVNPGYTAGRFPIYALTEIPFMADDSVAAAKAIHEWYMENGAAAEMSDVKVCFVHPHGPGALHSQETITSPEDVKGKNIRPAHATMARFVSLLGGGPVQVPAPEVREALSKGTAEAVTFPWGAMFDFKLTDEVPVHLDMPFYLSSQVMVMNQGSYDGLSDENKAVIDDHCTPDWSAKTAAGWLEDDMAARDKLMADSGQTFNTPTDEEVAAWREAALPLIDEWKESVTAKGGDADAILEAYKAALEANDAAY
- a CDS encoding TRAP transporter large permease translates to MTNELAAVAGFAALFGMMALRVPIGVAMGIVGVGGFAVVVHPSPAMNLLFQSPIATITDFNLTLIPLFILMGVLATRSGMSAELFRAGRAWLGGFKGGLGLASVGACGGFAAICGSSVATAATMTNIAYPEMKKSGYPDAASTGIIAAGGTLGILIPPSVVLAIYGFITETDIGTLFIAGIVPGILAVLLYMLTVRVWYGRHLPAAEPFHLPEALGSLKGIWAVGLLFISVILSMYFGIVTATEAAAVGATMTAIIGLLRRRLNWTSLLDGLTEALRTSVSIYVVLIGATLFGYFLAVTQVPQNITMFLTELGAGTYGTLALILLLFFVMGCFLDAMAMIILMVPIVFPVVSELGFDPVWFGIIIVMTVELGLITPPVGMNVYVINSIAREVSLVTIFRGVLPFVTIDVLRLILLIAFPALVLFLPESMK